From Mobula hypostoma chromosome 27, sMobHyp1.1, whole genome shotgun sequence, a single genomic window includes:
- the cryba4 gene encoding beta-crystallin A4, with translation MSYCTKPAHHWKVIIWDEECFQGRRHEFTAECYNVMEFGFETVRSMKVESGAWVGYEHSGFQGQQFVLERGEYPRWDSWSGSNSYHTERLTSFRPIACANHRECRMTIFEKENFLGRKGELSDDYPSLQAMGWCNNEVGSFRIHSGAWVCYQYPGYRGYQFIMECDHHGGEYKHWREWGSHAHTFQIQSIRRIQQ, from the exons GTCATCATCTGGGATGAGGAGTGCTTCCAGGGCCGCCGGCATGAGTTCACAGCGGAATGTTACAATGTCATGGAGTTCGGATTTGAAACCGTGCGCTCGATGAAGGTGGAAAGTGGAGC CTGGGTGGGTTATGAACACTCGGGCTTCCAGGGTCAGCAGTTCGTCCTGGAGAGAGGCGAGTATCCACGCTGGGACAGCTGGAGTGGCAGCAATTCTTACCACACCGAGAGGCTGACTTCTTTCCGGCCAATCGCCTGCGCC AACCATCGTGAATGCAGGATGACCATATTCGAGAAGGAGAACTTCCTGGGCAGGAAGGGGGAGCTGAGCGATGACTACCCTTCCCTGCAGGCCATGGGTTGGTGCAACAATGAAGTTGGTTCCTTCCGTATCCACTCTGGCGC GTGGGTGTGCTACCAGTACCCTGGTTACCGGGGCTACCAATTCATCATGGAGTGTGACCATCACGGTGGAGAGTACAAGCACTGGCGAGAATGGGGCTCCCACGCCCACACCTTCCAGATCCAATCCATCCGCAGGATCCAACAGTAG